The Apostichopus japonicus isolate 1M-3 chromosome 6, ASM3797524v1, whole genome shotgun sequence genome contains a region encoding:
- the LOC139968706 gene encoding uncharacterized protein, whose product MELSKSLLMAYSADKMCVTVIFVTSFFIAASGSCDLNLTSRGYEEITPPPVDRKLLKMNLASNNLRNVTRGDFSIYDKLIYLNLSDNCITSLDDHAFEGLHGLQMLDLSGNPLRALKANAFTDMQLIHIYLESCELFWIGPDLFTGGLSHLKDLTLSRNLISYVPKKTFYALTYLVNLDISHNKIEVLASGMFNGSESIIKVDLGDNLLTEIPVGIFKGLPKLNYIILSNNPLTPRLVLEFSSLSPVFLSVDNCSLDQVPQVTSTSSSKNTIEISISGNQMNCKCDTFTGKVSEAGTTIFTCSDATSDGRDPTENICEIGKGNQMTSTVQPKGGNTHALNGDETTDCSKCELPNNGQHTSVSVVVLAVLLMILIIVIIVQRRQLKKKRTIK is encoded by the coding sequence GCTCATGGCATACAGCGCCGACAAAATGTGTGTTACTGTAATTTTCGTCACGTCTTTCTTTATCGCCGCTTCCGGGTCATGTGACTTGAATTTGACCAGTCGGGGCTATGAAGAGATAACACCCCCACCGGTAGATCGTAAACTGTTAAAGATGAACCTCGCGTCTAACAATCTCCGAAACGTAACCCGAGGAGACTTCAGCATATATGATAAACTAATCTATCTTAATTTATCAGATAACTGCATTACAAGCTTGGACGACCATGCATTTGAAGGGCTACATGGACTCCAAATGCTTGATTTGTCGGGAAATCCCCTTCGTGCCTTGAAGGCGAATGCGTTCACAGATATGCAGTTGATTCATATCTACTTGGAATCGTGTGAACTGTTCTGGATTGGTCCAGATCTGTTCACTGGAGGTCTCTCGCACCTAAAGGACCTAACATTATCCAGAAATCTAATAAGCTATGTACCCAAAAAGACGTTTTATGCATTAACTTATTTAGTAAATCTGGATATTTCGCATAATAAGATCGAAGTATTGGCAAGCGGAATGTTCAATGGCTCAGAAAGCATAATAAAGGTAGATCTTGGTGATAATTTATTGACAGAGATTCCAGTCGGCATTTTTAAGGGTCTACCAAAATTAAACTATATCATTCTCTCGAATAATCCCTTAACTCCTCGACTCGTTCTGGAATTCTCGTCGCTCTCGCCGGTGTTTTTGTCGGTCGACAATTGTAGTTTGGATCAAGTGCCACAAGTGACTTCAACATCGAGCAGTAAAAATACGATCGAAATAAGTATTTCCGGAAATCAGATGAATTGCAAATGCGACACCTTTACAGGGAAAGTCTCGGAAGCAGGGACCACTATCTTTACCTGCAGCGATGCGACGTCGGATGGAAGAGATCCGACCGAGAATATTTGTGAGATTGGCAAAGGAAACCAAATGACGTCAACAGTTCAGCCCAAAGGCGGTAACACGCATGCGCTCAATGGTGATGAAACGACGGATTGTTCTAAATGTGAACTACCTAACAACGGTCAACATACTTCAGTTTCTGTTGTTGTGTTGGCTGTGTTACTAATGattttaataattgtaataattgTACAGCGTCggcaattgaaaaagaaaagaacgaTAAAATAA
- the LOC139968708 gene encoding FAS-associated death domain protein-like, whose translation MAEKFSDDVITAVMTINNALKEPGNNEKFELMLAGLMMRDDLNQREADDIKDFQQLFITLKEKDKIRPGKIKPLLKGLGDIGRQDLQRLLRDGPDGIVQGGYESKKPQTKKPQTAREVPVGPSTAPNPVMPPSEEIMGEDLSQCFFVVVEYVGRDWRFLGRQLNLSQFDFEQIVEQHPRNLREQVQSMLELWKDRYRTKATKASLVAALRKCRMNLAADMAEKTATTE comes from the exons ATGGCTGAAAAATTCTCAGACGATGTTATAACGGCTGTAATGACTATTAATAATGCTCTAAAAGAACCaggaaataatgaaaaatttgAGTTAATGTTAGCTGGTTTGATGATGAGAGATGACCTTAATCAAAGAGAAGCAGATGACATTAAGGACTTCCAACAACTTTTTATTACTCTAAAAGAGAAGGACAAAATTCGTCCTGGGAAAATAAAACCACTATTAAAGGGGCTAGGAGATATTGGAAGACAGGATCTCCAAAGACTACTGCGAGATGGCCCCGATGGAATTGTCCAGGGAGGATATGAGTCTAAGAAACCACAGACTAAGAAACCACAGACTGCAAGAG AAGTACCTGTGGGCCCTTCAACCGCTCCTAATCCTGTCATGCCACCCTCAGAAGAAATCATGGGAGAAG ATTTATCTCAATGCTTTTTCGTTGTGGTGGAATACGTAGGAAGAGACTGGAGATTTTTGGGTCGTCAGTTGAACCTAAGCCAGTTTGACTTTGAACAGATCGTTGAGCAACATCCAAGAAATTTACGAGAACAG gtcCAATCAATGTTGGAACTATGGAAAGATCGTTACCGAACAAAGGCAACCAAAGCATCCCTGGTGGCAGCTCTACGGAAATGCAGGATGAATCTCGCTGCAGACATGGCAGAAAAGACGGCCACTACAGAgtga